Within Candidatus Binatia bacterium, the genomic segment GACGAAGTCCACATGCTCACCCGCGAGGCGTTCAACGCCTTGCTTAAAACGCTCGAAGAACCGCCCGAGCACGTCAAATTCATTTTCTGCACGACGGAACCGGAAAAGGTCCCCATCACGATCCACTCCCGCTGCCAACGGTTCGACTTCGCC encodes:
- a CDS encoding AAA family ATPase, translated to CRDISAGADVDVLEIDGASNRGVDEIRQLRQNVAVRPSRARFKIYIIDEVHMLTREAFNALLKTLEEPPEHVKFIFCTTEPEKVPITIHSRCQRFDFA